From the genome of Aeromonas hydrophila subsp. hydrophila ATCC 7966:
CTCCACAGACTCGATGACGGGCCGGGCAGACCGACCCCAAAACCGGTGACAGGAGCCCGCTTCGCCGGGAAGCAGGAACGGGCTCCTCTCTATCAATCCAGCCCCGACCGGCGAACCGGCCAGGGGGATACTTACACTCGTTCGAACACGGTGGCGATGCCCTGACCCAGGCCGATGCACATGGTGGCAACCCCCAGGGTGGCGTCCTTCTCTTCCATCAGGTTGAGCAGGGTGGTGGAGATGCGGGCGCCGGAGCAGCCGAGCGGGTGACCCAGGGCGATGGCGCCGCCGTTCAGGTTCACCTTCTCATCCACCACGTCTTGCAGACCCAGATCCTTCACGCAAGGCAGGGACTGGGCGGCAAACGCCTCGTTCAGCTCGAACAGGTCGATGTCGCCGATGGTCAGGCCGGCCCGCTTGAGCGCCTTCTGGGTGGCCGGTACCGGGCCGTAACCCATGATGGCGGCATCGCAGCCGGCGACGGCCATGGCACGTATCTTGGCGCGCGGGGTGAGGCCGAGCGCCTTGGCGCGGTCCGCACTCATCACCAGCATGGCGGCGGCGCCATCGGACAGGGCCGACGAGGTGCCGGCGGTGACGGTGCCGTTGACCGGGTCGAACACCGGGCGCAGCTGGCTCAGGGTTTCCACCGTGGTCTCGGGGCGGATCACCTCGTCGTAGTCGTAGAAGAAGCGGGCGCCGCTGGCGTCATGGCCTTCCAGCCCGACGATCTCCTTGGCGAAACGTCCTTCCACGGTGGCGGCGTGAGCGCGACGATGGGAGCGGGCGGCAAACTCGTCCTGCTGCTGACGACTGATGCCGTGCAGCTTGCCGAGCATCTCGGCGGTCAGCCCCATCATGCCGGAGGCTTTCGCCACCGACTTGGCCATGCCGGGGTGGAAGTCCACCCCGTGGCTCATCGGCACGTGGCCCATGTGCTCGACACCGCCGATGATGAAGATATCCCCATCACCTACCTGAATGGCGCGGGAGGCATCGTGCAGCGCCTGCATGCTGGAGCCGCACAGGCGGTTGACGGTGACCGCCCCCACCTGCTTGGGAATGCCGGCCAGCAAGGCTGCGTTGCGGGCGATGTTGAAGCCCTGCTCCAGGGTCTGCTGCACGCAGCCCCAGTAGATATCCTCGATCTCGTTCGGGTCGAGGTTGGGGTTGCGCAGCAGGATGGATTTCATCAGGTGCGCGGACAAGTCTTCTGCACGCACGTTGCGGAAGGCGCCGCCCTTGGACCGGCCCATCGGGGTCCGGATACAGTCGACAATGACTACGTCTTTCATGAATGGATCTCCTTTCCGCAATCAGTAAAAGGTTTTGCCCTGGGCGGCCATCTCACGCAGCTTGTCGCTGACGCGGTAGAGCGGGCCCAAGTCGGCATACTGGTCGGCCATGGCCACGTAGCGATCCAGACCGATAGTGTCCAGATAGCGGAACACGCCGCCGCGGAAGGGAGGGAAGCCCAGACCGTAGACCAGTGCGATGTCGGCTTCGGCTGGCGTGGCGACTATGCCCTCTTCCAGACAGAGCACTACCTCGTTGATCATCGGGATCATCATGCGGGCGATGATGGCGTCCTTGTCGAAATCCTGCTTCGGCTTGGCGATGGGGGCTAGCAGCTCGTAGCTGGCGGCGTCGGCCACCTTCTTCGGCTTGCCCTTCTTGTCCTGCTCGTAGGCGTAGAAGCCCTTGCCGTTCTTCTGACCGAAGCGGTTCACTTCGTACATCACGTCGATGGCGGTGCGGCCTTCCTTGCTCATGCGTGCCGGGAAGCCCTGCGCCATGACGTCACCGGCGTGGTGGCCGGTGTCGATGCCGACCACGTCCAGCAGGTAGGCGGGGCCCATCGGCCAGCCAAATTCCTTCTCCATCACCTTGTCGACGGCAGCGAAGTCGGCGCCATCGGCGACCAGCTTGTTGAAACCGAAGAAGTAGGGGAACAGCACCCGGTTGACGAAGAAGCCCGGGCAGTCGTTGACTACCACCGGGGACTTGCCCATGGCGGCGGCGTAGGCCACCACGCGGTTGATGGTTTCATCGGAGGTCTGCTCGCCGCGGATGATCTCCACCAGCGGCATGCGGTGTACCGGGTTGAAGAAGTGCATGCCGCAGAAGTTCTGCGG
Proteins encoded in this window:
- the fadA gene encoding acetyl-CoA C-acyltransferase FadA gives rise to the protein MKDVVIVDCIRTPMGRSKGGAFRNVRAEDLSAHLMKSILLRNPNLDPNEIEDIYWGCVQQTLEQGFNIARNAALLAGIPKQVGAVTVNRLCGSSMQALHDASRAIQVGDGDIFIIGGVEHMGHVPMSHGVDFHPGMAKSVAKASGMMGLTAEMLGKLHGISRQQQDEFAARSHRRAHAATVEGRFAKEIVGLEGHDASGARFFYDYDEVIRPETTVETLSQLRPVFDPVNGTVTAGTSSALSDGAAAMLVMSADRAKALGLTPRAKIRAMAVAGCDAAIMGYGPVPATQKALKRAGLTIGDIDLFELNEAFAAQSLPCVKDLGLQDVVDEKVNLNGGAIALGHPLGCSGARISTTLLNLMEEKDATLGVATMCIGLGQGIATVFERV